The following are encoded together in the Pseudomonas maumuensis genome:
- a CDS encoding NADH:flavin oxidoreductase/NADH oxidase family protein, with protein MDVFSPLTLPNGAVIPNRIAKAAMEENMADADHAPSDRLMRLYQAWAQGGAGLLISGNVMVDNRAMTGPGGVVLEDDRHLERFRQWAAIGRSKGAQFWLQINHPGRQMPASLGQETWGPSAVALELGSMSRHFSTPRAMTHEVIEDVIRRFANTARLGEQAGFSGVEIHAAHGYLLSQFLSPLSNQRTDQWGGTLENRARLLLEVVKAVRAVVSPGFAVAVKLNSADFQRGGFSADDARQVVALLNELAVDLVELSGGSYEAPAMQGQARDGRTLAREAYFLEFARDIRTVAKMPVMVTGGIRRRPVAEQVVQSGVEMVGIGTALAIAPALPRDWQAGEEAVPELRPITWKNKALASLGNMAMVKFQLRRLSEAKAPDPQVAPWWALLRQQWTDAARARQYRRHMARQ; from the coding sequence ATGGACGTGTTCTCCCCCCTGACCCTGCCCAATGGCGCGGTCATCCCCAACCGCATCGCCAAGGCTGCCATGGAAGAAAACATGGCCGATGCCGACCATGCGCCCTCCGACCGACTGATGCGCTTGTACCAGGCCTGGGCGCAGGGCGGGGCCGGCTTGCTGATCAGCGGCAACGTCATGGTCGACAACCGCGCCATGACCGGCCCCGGCGGCGTTGTGCTGGAAGATGACCGGCACCTGGAGCGTTTTCGCCAGTGGGCCGCCATCGGTCGTTCGAAGGGCGCGCAGTTCTGGTTGCAGATCAATCACCCCGGCCGGCAGATGCCCGCGAGCCTGGGCCAGGAGACCTGGGGCCCGTCGGCCGTGGCGCTGGAGCTGGGCAGCATGTCCAGGCATTTTTCCACCCCGCGGGCGATGACCCACGAAGTGATCGAAGATGTGATCCGCCGTTTTGCCAACACCGCGCGGCTGGGGGAGCAGGCAGGCTTTAGTGGGGTGGAAATCCACGCGGCCCATGGCTACCTGCTCAGCCAGTTCCTTTCGCCCCTGAGCAACCAACGCACCGACCAGTGGGGTGGCACCTTGGAAAATCGTGCGCGACTGCTGCTGGAGGTGGTCAAGGCGGTGCGTGCGGTGGTGTCGCCCGGCTTCGCCGTGGCCGTCAAGCTCAACTCGGCGGACTTCCAGCGTGGCGGCTTCAGTGCAGACGATGCGCGGCAGGTGGTGGCCTTGCTCAATGAGCTGGCGGTCGACCTGGTGGAATTGTCCGGTGGCAGCTACGAAGCCCCGGCGATGCAGGGCCAGGCCCGGGATGGCCGCACGCTGGCGCGCGAGGCGTATTTCCTGGAGTTCGCCCGGGACATCCGCACGGTGGCGAAGATGCCGGTGATGGTCACCGGCGGCATCCGCCGCCGACCAGTGGCCGAGCAAGTGGTGCAAAGCGGCGTCGAGATGGTCGGTATCGGCACCGCGCTGGCCATCGCGCCGGCCTTGCCCCGTGACTGGCAGGCGGGGGAGGAGGCAGTGCCGGAACTGCGCCCGATTACCTGGAAGAACAAGGCGCTGGCCTCGCTGGGCAACATGGCCATGGTCAAGTTCCAGCTGCGCAGGCTGAGCGAAGCCAAGGCGCCGGATCCCCAGGTGGCGCCCTGGTGGGCGCTGCTGCGCCAGCAATGGACCGACGCCGCCCGTGCCAGGCAATACCGGCGGCACATGGCGCGGCAATGA
- the arfB gene encoding alternative ribosome rescue aminoacyl-tRNA hydrolase ArfB — protein MLTISNNVQVPDAEIELSHIRAQGAGGQNVNKVSSAVHLRFDIAASSLPAFYKERLLALRDSRITADGVLIIKAQQYRTQEQNRADALARLAELIIGAAKVEKKRRPTKPTLGSKTRRLDTKSRRGSIKAGRGKVDF, from the coding sequence ATGCTGACCATCTCCAACAACGTGCAGGTGCCGGACGCCGAGATCGAGCTGAGCCATATTCGCGCGCAGGGCGCCGGTGGCCAGAACGTCAACAAGGTTTCCAGCGCCGTGCATCTGCGCTTCGACATTGCAGCCTCATCGCTGCCCGCCTTCTACAAGGAGCGGCTGCTGGCATTGCGTGACAGCCGCATCACCGCCGACGGCGTGCTAATCATCAAGGCCCAGCAGTACCGCACCCAGGAGCAGAACCGCGCGGACGCCTTGGCGCGCCTGGCCGAGTTGATCATCGGCGCGGCCAAGGTCGAGAAAAAGCGCCGGCCGACCAAGCCGACCCTGGGTTCGAAGACCCGCCGTCTCGACACGAAATCCAGGCGCGGCTCGATCAAGGCAGGTCGCGGCAAGGTGGATTTCTAG